One Ethanoligenens harbinense YUAN-3 genomic window carries:
- the secA gene encoding preprotein translocase subunit SecA, producing MNIIEHIIGSHSKRELKKIRPIADAVLALEDTYKAMSEHELKAVTPALKERLANGESLDDILPDAFAAAREAADRVLGMRHFPVQIIGGIILHQGRIAEMKTGEGKTLVATLPAYLNALEGKGVHIVTVNDYLAKRDSDWMGKLYRYMGLSVGLISHDLPGDARRAAYAADITYGTNNELGFDYLRDNMVLYKEQMVQRGFHFGVVDEVDSILIDEARTPLIISGPGDKSTEMYDRADQLVRTFTVKKVRELDDKESNEEIEQEGDYIVDEKAKTATLTPSGVKKAELFFGLENLMDSEHIDILHHINQAIRAHGIMKRDVDYVVRDGQVVIVDEFTGRLMLGRRYNEGLHQAIEAKEHVKVERESKTLATITFQNFFRQYKKLSGMTGTALTEQEEFEEIYKLDVLEIPTNRDMIRVDHHDAVYKSEKGKFNAVIEQIVESHEVGQPVLVGTISIEKSELLSQMLKQRQIPHSVLNAKYHEKEAEIVAQAGKRGAVTIATNMAGRGTDIVLGGNAEYMAKAEMRKQKFPEELISEATGYAETEDEQILHAREAYKELHDKFRGKTEAEAEEVRAAGGLFIIGTERHESRRIDNQLRGRAGRQGDPGESRFYISLEDDLMRLFGGERIQGLMDTLGLDDDVPIENRLITNSIENAQRKVEGKNFGIRKNVLQFDDVMNRQREIIYGQRRRVLDGESMRDYVLGMVRESIESAFVQFVSGDVPDEWNLVGLRDYYMGWITKPDDYVYTRDELAALEKNEMLQKLIDRTAALYGAREEAFGEDVMRELERVIILRVVDEKWMDHIDAMDALRQGMYLRAYGQKDPVVEYRIEGFQMFEEMIGSIREDVVRLLLTVQIHRQEEPVRQPVTPVQNTQHVGTPTSGTDDGPVKKMPIHVGKKPGRNDPCPCGSGKKYKNCCGRDD from the coding sequence ATGAACATCATTGAACACATCATCGGCTCCCACTCCAAGAGGGAGCTGAAAAAGATACGCCCGATTGCGGATGCGGTGCTGGCGTTGGAAGATACCTACAAAGCGATGTCCGAGCACGAACTGAAAGCCGTAACGCCGGCGCTCAAAGAGCGGCTGGCAAACGGCGAATCGCTCGACGACATCCTGCCGGACGCGTTTGCCGCGGCCAGAGAGGCGGCCGACCGCGTGCTCGGCATGCGGCACTTCCCCGTGCAGATTATCGGCGGCATCATACTGCACCAGGGCCGCATCGCCGAGATGAAGACCGGTGAAGGCAAAACGCTGGTGGCCACGCTGCCGGCATACCTCAACGCACTCGAAGGCAAGGGCGTGCACATCGTCACCGTCAACGATTATCTGGCCAAGCGCGACAGCGACTGGATGGGCAAACTCTACCGTTATATGGGGTTGTCGGTCGGGCTTATTTCCCACGACCTGCCGGGCGATGCGCGCCGCGCCGCCTATGCCGCCGACATCACTTACGGCACCAACAACGAGCTGGGGTTTGATTATCTGCGTGACAACATGGTGCTTTATAAAGAGCAGATGGTGCAGCGCGGCTTCCATTTCGGCGTCGTGGACGAGGTGGACTCCATCCTCATCGACGAGGCGCGCACGCCGCTCATCATTTCCGGCCCGGGCGACAAATCCACCGAGATGTATGACCGCGCCGATCAACTGGTGCGCACGTTCACCGTCAAAAAGGTGCGCGAGCTGGACGACAAGGAGAGCAACGAGGAGATCGAGCAGGAGGGCGACTACATCGTCGATGAAAAGGCCAAGACGGCCACCCTCACCCCTTCCGGCGTGAAGAAAGCGGAGCTGTTCTTCGGGCTGGAGAACCTGATGGACTCCGAACACATCGACATCCTGCACCACATCAACCAGGCCATCCGTGCGCACGGCATCATGAAGCGCGACGTGGACTATGTGGTGCGCGACGGGCAGGTCGTCATCGTCGACGAATTCACCGGCCGCCTCATGCTGGGCCGCCGCTACAACGAGGGCCTGCATCAGGCCATCGAGGCCAAAGAGCATGTGAAGGTGGAGCGCGAGTCCAAGACGCTGGCCACCATCACGTTCCAGAATTTCTTCCGCCAGTATAAGAAGCTCTCCGGCATGACGGGCACCGCGCTCACCGAGCAGGAGGAGTTTGAAGAGATCTACAAGCTCGACGTGCTGGAGATTCCCACCAACCGCGACATGATCCGTGTGGACCATCACGACGCGGTGTATAAGTCCGAAAAAGGCAAATTCAACGCCGTCATCGAGCAGATCGTGGAAAGCCACGAGGTCGGCCAGCCGGTGCTGGTGGGCACCATCTCCATCGAAAAATCCGAGCTGCTCAGCCAGATGCTCAAGCAACGGCAGATTCCGCACAGCGTGCTCAACGCCAAATACCACGAAAAAGAGGCGGAGATCGTCGCGCAGGCGGGCAAACGCGGCGCGGTGACCATCGCTACCAACATGGCCGGCCGCGGCACCGATATTGTGCTGGGCGGCAACGCGGAATATATGGCCAAAGCCGAGATGCGCAAGCAGAAGTTCCCCGAGGAGCTCATCAGCGAAGCAACCGGTTACGCCGAGACCGAAGACGAGCAGATCCTGCATGCCAGAGAGGCGTACAAGGAGCTGCATGATAAATTCCGTGGGAAGACCGAGGCCGAGGCAGAGGAAGTGCGGGCGGCGGGCGGCCTGTTCATCATCGGCACCGAGCGGCATGAGTCCCGCCGCATCGACAACCAGCTCCGCGGCCGCGCCGGCCGTCAGGGCGACCCCGGTGAATCGCGGTTTTATATTTCGCTGGAAGACGACCTGATGCGCCTGTTCGGCGGCGAACGCATCCAGGGCCTGATGGATACGCTGGGCCTGGACGACGATGTGCCCATCGAAAACCGGCTCATCACCAACTCCATTGAGAACGCGCAGCGCAAGGTCGAGGGCAAGAACTTCGGCATCCGCAAAAACGTGCTTCAGTTCGACGATGTCATGAACCGCCAGCGCGAGATCATCTACGGCCAGCGCCGCCGCGTGCTCGACGGCGAAAGTATGCGCGACTATGTGCTGGGTATGGTCCGCGAGAGCATCGAGAGCGCGTTCGTCCAGTTTGTGAGCGGCGATGTGCCGGATGAATGGAATCTGGTGGGCCTGCGCGACTACTACATGGGCTGGATCACCAAGCCGGACGATTACGTCTACACCCGTGACGAACTCGCCGCACTGGAGAAAAACGAAATGCTCCAGAAGCTGATCGACCGCACCGCCGCGCTGTATGGCGCGCGTGAGGAAGCGTTCGGCGAGGACGTAATGCGCGAGCTTGAGCGGGTCATCATCCTGCGCGTGGTGGATGAGAAGTGGATGGATCACATCGATGCGATGGACGCACTGCGGCAGGGCATGTACCTGCGCGCCTATGGGCAGAAGGATCCGGTGGTGGAATACCGCATCGAGGGCTTCCAGATGTTCGAGGAGATGATCGGCTCCATCCGTGAAGACGTCGTGCGCCTGCTGCTGACGGTGCAGATCCACCGGCAGGAGGAACCGGTGCGCCAGCCGGTCACGCCGGTGCAGAACACCCAGCATGTCGGCACGCCCACCTCGGGAACGGATGATGGTCCGGTAAAGAAAATGCCGATCCATGTCGGCAAAAAACCCGGCCGCAACGACCCGTGCCCCTGTGGAAGCGGCAAAAAGTACAAAAACTGCTGTGGCCGCGACGATTGA
- the ppk1 gene encoding polyphosphate kinase 1, translating to MSALYINRELSWLKFNERVLEEACDTSVPLYERLRFLSIFSSNLDEFYMVRVGSLLDQSLLGGNNADTKTGMLPEEQIAAVNTAVQQMYPRRDKAYADILRDIGVFSHVSYKGLDGGEKRVVRTYFETEMLPLLSPQIIDAHHPFPHLENKVIYIGVRLKCKAGKLFGIIPLTREIDRVYFIPETSKFLLAEDILLRFADTVFGVYEVEAKAIFRVTRNADIDSEEGVLDEDVDYRNYMQEIIKKRNKLSPVRLETDRAGDDELLAFFLSKLELQRSQCFLSSAPLDFAFVGVLEEQIGAEERGKLMFSPLRPQWPAGVDRAAPMIPQVLQRDILLSYPFESMRPLVELIRQASEDPRVVSIKMTLYRIGRQSQIVQNLCAAAENGKDVTVLIELRARFDEQNNINWSRLLEDAGCKVIYGIEDYKVHAKILLITRKQRGGVEYITNIATGNYNETTAKFYTDLSLMTANREIGEDAVAFFHNVSINNLDGAYRHLLVSPSSLKQGVLARMDAEIAKAQSGLPGRIIAKMNSITDKDIIDKMIEASKAGVKVDLVVRGICCLCPGVPGETDNIRVRSIVGRFLEHARIYIFGEGSEARVYISSADWMTRNTERRVEIAMPVLDSRLAGRVIGIMDMQLRDNVKARELQPDGAYARVLREGEDLDSQMYFYRQAYRATERQEEKPRRGLFGVLLSRIRGQKKK from the coding sequence AAGCGTGCGACACATCGGTGCCGCTGTATGAGCGGCTGCGCTTTTTGTCGATCTTTTCTTCCAACCTCGACGAGTTTTACATGGTGCGCGTGGGCAGCCTGCTTGACCAGTCCCTGCTCGGCGGTAACAATGCCGACACCAAAACCGGCATGCTGCCCGAGGAGCAGATCGCCGCGGTGAATACCGCCGTGCAGCAGATGTATCCCCGCAGAGACAAAGCATATGCGGACATATTGCGCGATATCGGCGTGTTTTCGCATGTTTCCTATAAAGGGCTGGACGGCGGAGAAAAGCGCGTGGTGCGCACCTATTTTGAAACAGAGATGCTCCCGCTGCTCAGCCCGCAGATTATCGACGCGCACCATCCGTTCCCGCATCTGGAAAACAAGGTCATTTATATCGGCGTGCGGCTCAAATGCAAGGCAGGCAAACTGTTCGGCATCATCCCCCTCACACGGGAGATCGACCGGGTGTACTTCATCCCCGAGACCAGCAAGTTCCTGCTGGCCGAGGATATTCTGCTGCGCTTTGCGGATACGGTGTTCGGGGTCTATGAGGTGGAGGCCAAGGCGATCTTCCGTGTGACCCGCAACGCCGATATCGACTCCGAGGAAGGCGTGCTCGACGAGGATGTGGATTACCGCAACTATATGCAGGAGATCATCAAAAAGCGGAACAAACTCTCCCCGGTGCGGCTGGAAACCGACCGGGCGGGGGATGACGAGTTGCTGGCGTTTTTCCTTTCCAAACTGGAGCTGCAGCGCAGCCAGTGCTTCCTTTCCTCCGCGCCGCTGGATTTTGCGTTCGTCGGCGTGCTGGAGGAACAGATCGGCGCCGAGGAGCGCGGCAAACTGATGTTTTCGCCGCTGCGCCCCCAGTGGCCGGCGGGGGTGGACCGCGCGGCGCCCATGATCCCGCAGGTGCTCCAGCGGGACATTCTGCTCTCCTATCCGTTTGAGAGCATGCGTCCGCTGGTGGAGCTCATTCGCCAGGCATCGGAAGATCCCCGGGTCGTCTCCATCAAGATGACGCTCTACCGCATCGGGCGCCAGTCGCAGATCGTGCAGAATCTCTGCGCCGCCGCCGAAAACGGCAAGGACGTTACCGTGCTCATCGAGCTGCGCGCCCGTTTCGACGAACAGAACAACATCAACTGGTCCCGCTTGCTGGAAGATGCCGGCTGTAAGGTCATCTATGGCATCGAAGACTACAAGGTGCATGCCAAGATCCTGCTCATCACCCGCAAGCAGCGGGGAGGTGTGGAATACATCACCAACATTGCCACCGGCAACTACAATGAGACCACCGCCAAATTCTATACGGACCTCTCGCTCATGACCGCCAACCGCGAGATCGGTGAAGACGCCGTGGCGTTTTTCCACAACGTCAGCATCAACAATCTGGACGGCGCCTACCGTCATCTGCTGGTGTCGCCGTCCTCGCTCAAGCAGGGCGTGCTCGCGCGGATGGACGCCGAGATCGCCAAAGCCCAAAGCGGCCTGCCGGGGCGGATCATCGCCAAGATGAACAGCATCACCGACAAGGATATCATTGATAAAATGATCGAGGCGTCGAAGGCCGGGGTAAAGGTGGATCTGGTCGTTCGCGGCATCTGCTGTCTGTGCCCCGGCGTGCCCGGCGAAACGGACAACATCCGGGTCCGCAGCATCGTCGGCCGGTTCCTGGAGCATGCGCGCATCTATATTTTCGGGGAGGGCAGCGAAGCCAGGGTGTATATTTCCTCCGCCGACTGGATGACGCGCAACACCGAGCGCCGGGTGGAGATCGCCATGCCTGTGCTGGACAGCCGGCTCGCGGGCCGTGTCATCGGTATCATGGATATGCAGCTGCGCGACAATGTGAAAGCCCGGGAACTTCAGCCGGACGGTGCCTATGCGCGTGTCCTGCGTGAAGGAGAAGACCTGGACAGCCAGATGTATTTCTACCGGCAGGCCTACCGCGCCACCGAGCGGCAGGAGGAAAAGCCCCGGCGCGGCCTGTTCGGCGTGCTGCTTTCACGCATCCGCGGCCAAAAGAAAAAGTAG